A single Tenacibaculum sp. Bg11-29 DNA region contains:
- a CDS encoding response regulator — MKKKLNILLIEDNIIEIMKMKRTNSSLDIKHDISEAKNGEEALEVLEEKSSLPDLILLDLNMPKINGIEFLAILKNNDDLKHIPTVILTTSDNQKDLEECYRIGVSGYILKPLKYEDYVEKIEIVLSYWSMNELKKY, encoded by the coding sequence TTGAAAAAAAAACTAAATATTTTACTAATTGAAGACAACATTATTGAAATAATGAAAATGAAACGAACTAATTCATCCTTAGATATTAAGCATGATATTAGTGAAGCAAAAAATGGAGAAGAAGCTCTTGAGGTTTTAGAAGAAAAAAGTAGTTTACCTGATTTAATTTTACTAGATTTAAACATGCCAAAAATTAACGGTATAGAATTTTTAGCAATATTAAAAAATAACGATGATTTAAAACACATTCCAACAGTGATTCTAACAACCTCAGATAATCAAAAAGATTTAGAAGAATGTTATAGAATTGGAGTTTCTGGTTATATTCTAAAGCCTTTAAAATATGAAGACTATGTAGAGAAAATAGAAATAGTTTTATCTTATTGGAGCATGAATGAATTAAAAAAATATTAA
- a CDS encoding heme NO-binding domain-containing protein — protein sequence MKGIVFTEFLDLVEDKFGLEMVDKIISQSTLESEGIYTSIGTYSFSEMLQLLENLSGNTAISIDDLLLVYAEHFFGVIEKSYPGLLATYKDPIEMLASIEDHIHIEVRKIYPEAELPTFVIKDRKDKSLVMIYKSSRAMHHFGLGLMNKTFEHFNATATIVLEKIKEDGTEVKFIINQD from the coding sequence ATGAAAGGCATAGTTTTTACTGAATTTTTAGACTTGGTAGAGGATAAATTTGGTTTAGAGATGGTAGATAAAATTATTTCTCAATCAACATTAGAATCTGAAGGTATATATACATCAATAGGAACTTACAGCTTTTCTGAAATGTTACAATTATTAGAAAATTTAAGTGGTAATACAGCTATATCTATAGATGATTTATTATTAGTGTATGCTGAACATTTTTTTGGTGTCATAGAAAAGAGTTACCCAGGTCTTTTGGCAACTTATAAAGACCCAATAGAAATGTTAGCTTCTATTGAAGATCATATTCATATAGAGGTAAGAAAAATTTATCCAGAAGCAGAGCTACCTACTTTTGTAATTAAAGATAGAAAAGATAAATCATTAGTAATGATTTATAAGTCTAGTAGAGCTATGCATCATTTTGGACTTGGTTTAATGAATAAAACATTTGAACACTTTAATGCTACGGCAACAATTGTTTTAGAAAAAATAAAAGAAGATGGTACTGAAGTAAAATTTATTATTAACCAAGATTAA